Proteins encoded by one window of Salvia splendens isolate huo1 chromosome 5, SspV2, whole genome shotgun sequence:
- the LOC121804995 gene encoding trifunctional UDP-glucose 4,6-dehydratase/UDP-4-keto-6-deoxy-D-glucose 3,5-epimerase/UDP-4-keto-L-rhamnose-reductase RHM1-like, translated as MSNFTPKNILITGAAGFIASHVANRLIRNYPEYKIVVLDKLDYCSNLKNLLPSKSSPNFKFVKGDIGSADLVNYLLITENIDTIMHFAAQTHVDNSFGNSFEFTKNNIYGTHVLLEACKVTGQIRRFIHVSTDEVYGETEEDAVVGNHEASQLLPTNPYSATKAGAEMLVMAYGRSYGLPVITTRGNNVYGPNQFPEKLIPKFILLAMRGKTLPIHGDGSNVRSYLYCEDVAEAFEVVLHKGEVGHVYNIGTKKERRVIDVARDMCKLFNMDPEKSIEFVDNRPFNDQRYFLDDQKLKNLGWSERTTWEEGLKKTMEWYTSNPDWWGDVSGALLPHPRMLMMPGGIERNFDGAEQYESGKSEFTGNATQNMVVPPSKTGQSTEKPAFKFLIYGRTGWIGGLLGKLCEKQEIAYEYGKGRLENRQQILADILAVKPTHVLNAAGLTGRPNVDWCESHKTETIRVNVAGTLTLADVCREHGLLMLNFATGCIFEYDAAHPEGSGIGYKEEDTPNFIGSFYSKTKAMVEELLKEYDNVCTLRVRMPISSDLSNPRNFITKISKYNKVVDIPNSMTILDELLPIAIEMAKRNLRGIWNFTNPGVVSHNEILEMYKQYIDPDFKYTNFTLEEQAKVIIAPRSNNEMDASKLKKEFPELLSIKESLIKYVFEANRKTPAK; from the exons ATGTCGAATTTCACCCCGAAAAACATCCTCATCACTGGAGCTGCGGGTTTCATCGCTTCTCATGTCGCCAACCGGCTTATCAGGAACTACCCTGAATACAAGATTGTCGTGCTCGACAAGCTTGATTACTGCTCCAACCTCAAGAACCTCCTTCCTTCAAAATCCTCTCCCAACTTCAAGTTTGTCAAGGGAGACATCGGTAGCGCTGACCTTGTCAATTACCTTCTCATCACCGAGAACATTGATACTATAATGCATTTTGCTGCCCAGACCCATGTCGACAATTCCTTTGGTAACAGTTTTGAGTTCACCAAAAACAACATTTATGGCACCCATGTCCTCTTAGAGGCCTGCAAGGTCACCGGGCAGATTAGAAGGTTTATCCATGTTAGCACGGATGAGGTCTATGGAGAGACTGAGGAGGATGCTGTTGTTGGGAACCACGAGGCCTCACAGCTCCTGCCAACAAACCCTTATTCAGCAACAAAGGCCGGGGCTGAGATGCTTGTTATGGCATATGGTAGATCTTATGGATTGCCTGTCATTACAACCCGAGGCAATAATGTTTACGGCCCCAATCAGTTTCCTGAAAAGTTGATTCCTAAGTTCATCCTCTTGGCCATGAGAGGGAAAACTCTTCCTATCCATGGCGACGGATCCAATGTTCGAAGTTACCTCTATTGTGAGGATGTTGCCGAGGCCTTTGAGGTTGTTCTCCACAAGGGAGAAGTCGGTCATGTTTACAACATTGGGACGAAGAAGGAGAGGAGGGTCATTGATGTTGCCAGagacatgtgcaagctgttcaaCATGGATCCCGAAAAGAGCATTGAGTTCGTGGATAACAGGCCGTTTAATGATCAACGGTATTTCCTGGATGACCAGAAACTGAAGAACTTGGGTTGGTCAGAGAGGACCACTTGGGAGGAGGGCCTGAAGAAGACGATGGAGTGGTATACCAGTAATCCCGATTGGTGGGGTGATGTATCTGGTGCATTGCTTCCTCATCCTAGGATGCTGATGATGCCTGGTGGGATCGAGAGGAATTTTGATGGAGCTGAGCAGTACGAGTCTGGAAAGTCCGAATTCACTGGTAATGCTACTCAGAATATGGTTGTGCCGCCTTCCAAAACCGGCCAATCAACAGAGAAACCTGCCTTCAAGTTCTTGATATATGGCAGGACCGGGTGGATTGGTGGTTTGCTCGGAAAATTGTGCGAGAAACAGGAAATTGCATACGAGTATGGGAAAGGGCGTCTTGAGAACCGCCAACAGATTTTGGCAGACATTCTTGCTGTGAAGCCGACACATGTTTTGAATGCAGCTGGTTTAACTGGAAGACCTAACGTTGATTGGTGTGAAAGTCACAAGACTGAGACAATTCGTGTCAATGTTGCTGGCACGTTGACCTTGGCGGATGTTTGCAGAGAGCACGGACTCCTGATGCTGAACTTTGCCACTGGGTGCATTTTCGAATATGACGCTGCACACCCTGAGGGTTCTGGTATCGGATACAAGGAGGAAGACACACCCAATTTCATCGGATCTTTCTATTCCAAGACGAAAGCTATG GTGGAGGAGCTCTTGAAAGAATACGACAACGTCTGCACGCTGAGAGTCCGGATGCCGATATCTTCGGACCTGAGCAACCCGCGCAATTTCATCACCAAGATCTCGAAGTACAACAAGGTGGTCGACATCCCCAACAGCATGACAATCTTGGATGAGCTTCTTCCGATTGCGATTGAGATGGCGAAGCGGAACCTCAGAGGCATCTGGAACTTCACCAATCCAGGCGTTGTCAGCCACAACGAGATTCTTGAGATGTACAAGCAATATATTGACCCGGATTTCAAATACACCAACTTCACTCTCGAGGAGCAAGCGAAGGTTATCATTGCTCCTAGAAGCAACAATGAGATGGATGCATCCAAACTGAAGAAAgagtttcccgagctgctctcGATCAAGGAGTCATTGATCAAGTACGTATTTGAAGCAAACAGGAAAACTCCGGCAAAGTGA